The following coding sequences are from one Streptomyces venezuelae window:
- a CDS encoding NAD(P)/FAD-dependent oxidoreductase: MSTTERPRILVVGGGYVGLYAARRILKKMRFGEATVTVVDPRSYMTYQPFLPEAAAGSISPRHVVVPLRRVLPRAEVLTGRVTTIDQDRKVATVAPLVGEAYELPFDYLVIAMGAVSRTFPIPGLAEQGIGMKGIEEAIGLRNHVLEQLDKADSTTDEEVRRKALTFVFVGGGFAGAETIGEVEDMARDAAKYYKNVKREDMRFVLVDVADKILPEVGPKLGQYGKEHLEGRGVEVYLKTGMDSCVDGHVVLNNGLEVDSNTIVWTAGVKPNPALSRFGLPLGPRGHVDTQTTLQVQGTDYIWAAGDNAQVPDVVGRKAGNENAWCPPNAQHALRQAKVLGDNVISGMRGFPQKEYSHANKGAVAGLGLHKGVAMIVMGKMKIKLKGRLAWYMHRAYHGMAMPTFNRKIRVFADWTLGMFLKREVVSLGAMETPREEFYEAAKPAPKPAAAAEPAPAAKTEERAKAS; encoded by the coding sequence ATGAGCACCACGGAGCGTCCCAGGATCCTCGTAGTAGGCGGTGGGTACGTAGGCCTGTACGCAGCTCGGCGCATTCTCAAGAAGATGCGCTTCGGAGAGGCGACCGTCACGGTCGTCGACCCCCGTTCGTACATGACCTACCAGCCCTTCCTCCCCGAAGCCGCCGCAGGCAGCATCTCGCCGCGGCACGTCGTCGTGCCGCTGCGACGCGTACTGCCGAGGGCGGAAGTCCTCACCGGCCGGGTCACCACCATCGACCAGGACCGCAAGGTCGCCACGGTCGCACCGCTCGTCGGCGAGGCCTACGAGCTGCCCTTCGATTACCTCGTCATCGCGATGGGCGCGGTCTCCCGCACCTTCCCGATCCCCGGCCTCGCCGAGCAGGGCATCGGCATGAAGGGCATCGAGGAGGCCATCGGCCTGCGCAACCACGTTCTGGAGCAGCTGGACAAGGCTGACTCCACGACCGACGAGGAGGTCCGTCGCAAGGCGCTGACCTTCGTCTTCGTCGGCGGTGGCTTCGCGGGTGCGGAGACCATCGGTGAGGTCGAGGACATGGCCCGCGACGCGGCCAAGTACTACAAAAACGTGAAGCGCGAGGACATGCGCTTCGTGCTCGTCGACGTCGCGGACAAGATCCTCCCCGAGGTCGGCCCGAAGCTCGGCCAGTACGGCAAGGAGCACCTCGAGGGCCGCGGTGTCGAGGTCTACCTCAAGACCGGCATGGACTCCTGCGTGGACGGCCACGTCGTCCTGAACAACGGCCTCGAGGTCGACTCGAACACGATCGTGTGGACCGCGGGCGTCAAGCCGAACCCGGCGCTGTCCCGCTTCGGTCTGCCGCTCGGCCCGCGCGGCCACGTGGACACCCAGACGACGCTCCAGGTGCAGGGCACGGACTACATCTGGGCCGCGGGCGACAACGCCCAGGTGCCGGACGTCGTCGGCCGCAAGGCCGGCAACGAGAACGCCTGGTGCCCGCCGAACGCCCAGCACGCCCTGCGTCAGGCCAAGGTCCTCGGCGACAACGTGATCTCCGGCATGCGGGGCTTCCCGCAGAAGGAGTACAGCCACGCCAACAAGGGTGCGGTCGCCGGTCTCGGCCTGCACAAGGGCGTCGCGATGATCGTCATGGGCAAGATGAAGATCAAGCTCAAGGGCCGTCTCGCCTGGTACATGCACCGCGCGTACCACGGCATGGCGATGCCGACGTTCAACCGCAAGATCCGCGTCTTCGCGGACTGGACGCTGGGCATGTTCCTCAAGCGCGAGGTCGTCTCGCTCGGCGCCATGGAGACGCCGCGCGAGGAGTTCTACGAGGCTGCCAAGCCGGCTCCGAAGCCGGCCGCCGCCGCCGAGCCGGCTCCCGCGGCGAAGACCGAGGAGCGGGCGAAGGCCTCCTGA
- a CDS encoding Ppx/GppA phosphatase family protein: protein MTRVAAIDCGTNSIRLLVADADPATGELVDLDRRMTIVRLGQGVDRTGRLAPEALDRTFAACREYAAVIKEHGAERVRFVATSASRDAENRDEFVRGVLDILGVEPEVISGDQEAEFSFTGATRELTGRDDLAKPYLVVDIGGGSTEFVVGTDRVEAARSVDVGCVRMTERHLVRDGVVTDPPAPEQLDAIRADIESALDLAERTVPLKEARTLVGLAGSVTTVAAIALDLDVYDSQAIHHARIPYQQVSAIVDRLTRATHAERAAIPVMHPGRVDVIASGALVLLAIMDRVGAREVVVSEHDILDGIGWSIA from the coding sequence GTGACCCGGGTCGCCGCCATCGACTGCGGCACGAACTCGATCCGCCTCCTGGTCGCGGACGCCGACCCGGCCACGGGCGAACTGGTCGACCTGGACCGGCGGATGACGATCGTCCGGCTCGGCCAGGGCGTGGACAGGACGGGCCGCCTCGCCCCGGAGGCCCTGGACCGCACGTTCGCGGCCTGCCGCGAGTACGCCGCGGTCATCAAGGAGCACGGCGCCGAACGCGTCCGTTTCGTCGCCACGTCCGCGTCCCGCGACGCGGAGAACCGCGACGAGTTCGTGCGCGGCGTCCTGGACATCCTGGGCGTCGAGCCGGAGGTCATCAGCGGCGACCAGGAGGCGGAGTTCTCCTTCACCGGCGCCACCAGGGAACTGACGGGCCGTGACGACCTCGCGAAGCCGTACCTGGTGGTGGACATCGGCGGCGGTTCCACGGAGTTCGTGGTCGGCACGGACCGGGTGGAGGCGGCCCGCTCGGTCGACGTCGGCTGTGTCCGCATGACCGAGCGGCATCTCGTACGCGACGGAGTGGTCACCGATCCGCCCGCGCCCGAGCAGCTCGACGCGATCCGCGCGGACATCGAGTCCGCCCTGGACCTCGCCGAGCGCACGGTCCCGCTGAAGGAGGCCCGTACGCTGGTGGGCCTCGCGGGTTCGGTCACCACGGTCGCCGCGATCGCCCTGGACCTCGACGTCTACGACTCGCAGGCCATCCACCACGCCCGCATCCCGTACCAGCAGGTCAGCGCCATCGTCGACCGCCTGACCCGGGCCACGCACGCCGAGCGCGCCGCGATCCCGGTGATGCACCCGGGCCGCGTCGACGTCATCGCGTCGGGCGCGCTGGTGCTGTTGGCGATCATGGACAGGGTGGGCGCGCGGGAGGTCGTGGTGAGCGAGCACGACATCCTGGACGGCATCGGCTGGTCCATCGCCTGA
- a CDS encoding DUF501 domain-containing protein, with protein METPPPTTERTEPTDADVEAFKQQLGRPPRGLRAIAHRCPCGQPDVVETAPRLPDGTPFPTTYYLTCPRAASAIGTLEANGVMKEMSERLTKDEELAKQYRAAHEDYIARRDAIEVLEGFPSAGGMPDRVKCLHVLVGHSLAAGPGVNPLGDEAIAMLPEWWAKGPCVTPCATGDAE; from the coding sequence ATGGAAACGCCCCCGCCGACCACTGAGCGCACCGAGCCCACCGACGCCGACGTCGAGGCCTTCAAGCAGCAGCTCGGCCGCCCGCCGCGCGGCCTGCGGGCCATCGCGCACCGCTGCCCCTGCGGACAGCCGGACGTCGTCGAGACGGCCCCGCGCCTCCCGGACGGGACACCGTTCCCCACGACGTACTACCTGACGTGCCCGCGGGCCGCCTCCGCGATCGGCACGCTGGAAGCCAACGGCGTCATGAAGGAGATGTCGGAGCGGCTCACGAAGGACGAGGAGCTGGCGAAGCAGTACCGCGCCGCGCACGAGGACTACATCGCGCGCCGTGACGCCATCGAGGTCCTGGAGGGCTTCCCGAGCGCGGGCGGCATGCCGGACCGCGTGAAGTGCCTGCACGTCCTGGTCGGCCACTCCCTGGCCGCGGGCCCCGGCGTGAACCCGCTGGGTGACGAGGCCATCGCGATGCTCCCCGAGTGGTGGGCCAAGGGCCCCTGCGTCACGCCGTGCGCCACCGGGGACGCCGAGTGA
- a CDS encoding FtsB family cell division protein, producing the protein MAKAGTKDRFSTATRLRLLGEQTAERVYRSQTKRQARRSRLTGRAALLALVLCSLVVALAYPMRQYVSQRAEIDDLRRQQAEHRADVEKLRDEKARWQDDAYAEQRVRDRLHYVMPGETGFTVIDPAAGKSRRTDQGAATRPWYSNVWDGVDKADRPDN; encoded by the coding sequence ATGGCCAAGGCCGGGACCAAGGACCGGTTCTCCACCGCGACCCGCCTGCGGCTGCTCGGCGAGCAGACCGCCGAGCGCGTCTACCGCTCCCAGACCAAGCGCCAGGCGCGCCGCTCCCGGCTCACCGGCCGCGCCGCGCTCCTCGCGCTCGTGCTCTGCTCCCTGGTCGTCGCGCTGGCGTACCCGATGCGGCAGTACGTGTCGCAGCGCGCCGAGATCGACGACCTGCGCAGGCAGCAGGCCGAGCACCGGGCCGACGTCGAGAAGCTGCGCGACGAGAAGGCCCGCTGGCAGGACGACGCGTACGCGGAACAGCGCGTCCGGGACCGCCTGCACTACGTGATGCCCGGCGAGACCGGCTTCACCGTGATCGACCCCGCGGCGGGCAAGAGCCGCCGCACGGACCAGGGGGCGGCGACGCGCCCCTGGTACTCGAACGTCTGGGACGGCGTCGACAAGGCCGACCGCCCCGACAACTGA
- the eno gene encoding phosphopyruvate hydratase, whose translation MLVPSIDVVVAREILDSRGNPTVEVEVGLDDGSTGRAAVPSGASTGAFEAIELRDGDPNRYMGKGVEKAVLAVIEQIGPELVGYDATEQRLIDQAMFDLDATDNKGSLGANAILGVSLAVAHAASEASDLPLFRYLGGPNAHLLPVPMMNILNGGSHADSNVDIQEFMIAPIGAESFSEALRWGTEVYHTLKKVLKDKGLSTGLGDEGGFAPNLDSNRAALDLILEAIKQAGYVPGEQIALALDVAASEFYKDGKYQFEGKERSAAEMTEYYEELVASYPLVSIEDPLFEDDWAGWNVITEKLGDKVQLVGDDLFVTNPERLARGIEENSANALLVKVNQIGSLTETLDAVEMAQRSGFKCMMSHRSGETEDVTIADLAVATNCGQIKTGAPARSERVAKYNQLLRIEEILDDAAVYAGRSAFPRFRSADQ comes from the coding sequence ATGCTCGTGCCGTCCATCGACGTCGTCGTAGCCCGGGAAATCCTGGACTCCCGAGGCAACCCCACGGTCGAGGTCGAGGTCGGCCTCGACGACGGCAGCACCGGTCGTGCCGCCGTTCCGTCCGGTGCCTCCACCGGTGCCTTCGAGGCCATCGAACTCCGTGACGGTGACCCCAACCGTTACATGGGCAAGGGTGTCGAGAAGGCCGTCCTCGCCGTCATCGAGCAGATCGGCCCGGAGCTCGTCGGCTACGACGCCACCGAGCAGCGCCTGATCGACCAGGCCATGTTCGACCTGGACGCCACCGACAACAAGGGCTCGCTCGGCGCCAACGCCATCCTCGGCGTCTCGCTCGCCGTCGCGCACGCCGCCTCCGAGGCCAGCGACCTGCCGCTGTTCCGCTACCTCGGCGGCCCGAACGCGCACCTGCTGCCCGTCCCGATGATGAACATCCTGAACGGCGGGTCGCACGCCGACTCGAACGTCGACATCCAGGAATTCATGATCGCCCCGATCGGCGCGGAGTCCTTCTCCGAGGCGCTGCGCTGGGGCACCGAGGTCTACCACACCCTCAAGAAGGTCCTGAAGGACAAGGGTCTGTCGACCGGCCTCGGCGACGAGGGCGGCTTCGCCCCGAACCTGGACTCCAACCGCGCCGCGCTCGACCTCATCCTCGAGGCCATCAAGCAGGCCGGTTACGTCCCCGGCGAGCAGATCGCCCTCGCCCTCGACGTCGCCGCGTCCGAGTTCTACAAGGACGGCAAGTACCAGTTCGAGGGCAAGGAGCGCTCGGCCGCCGAGATGACCGAGTACTACGAGGAGCTCGTCGCCTCGTACCCGCTCGTCTCCATCGAGGACCCGCTGTTCGAGGACGACTGGGCCGGCTGGAACGTCATCACCGAGAAGCTCGGCGACAAGGTGCAGCTCGTCGGCGACGACCTGTTCGTCACCAACCCCGAGCGCCTGGCCCGCGGCATCGAGGAGAACTCGGCCAACGCCCTGCTCGTCAAGGTCAACCAGATCGGTTCGCTGACCGAGACCCTGGACGCCGTCGAGATGGCCCAGCGCAGCGGCTTCAAGTGCATGATGTCGCACCGCTCCGGCGAGACCGAGGACGTCACCATCGCCGACCTCGCCGTCGCCACCAACTGCGGCCAGATCAAGACCGGCGCCCCGGCCCGCTCCGAGCGCGTCGCCAAGTACAACCAGCTCCTGCGCATCGAGGAGATCCTCGACGACGCGGCGGTCTACGCCGGTCGCTCGGCCTTCCCGCGGTTCCGCTCCGCGGACCAGTAG
- a CDS encoding transglycosylase family protein has translation MLFSSKGKHRRPSKATRVVTLAGVTGAAVAAPLMAAGTASAATTSEWDAVAQCESGGNWSINTGNGYYGGVQFSASTWAAYGGTKYAPTADKASKAQQIEIAEKVLAGQGKGAWPSCGVGLSGASPNSGGSQQQAPQQQTKPQPQQTQQQAAPQQQAAPKPQPKPAPQTESKKTVETPTGKTVKKGDGEYKVKTGDTLSKIAEAEHVKGGWHKVYKLNGDIIDNADMIYPGQQLHLS, from the coding sequence ATGCTGTTTTCCAGCAAGGGCAAGCACCGTCGTCCGTCCAAGGCCACCCGTGTCGTCACGCTCGCCGGTGTCACCGGCGCCGCCGTGGCCGCCCCGCTGATGGCCGCCGGCACCGCCTCGGCCGCCACCACCTCCGAGTGGGACGCCGTCGCCCAGTGCGAGTCCGGCGGCAACTGGTCCATCAACACCGGCAACGGCTACTACGGCGGCGTGCAGTTCTCCGCCTCCACGTGGGCCGCGTACGGCGGTACGAAGTACGCGCCGACCGCCGACAAGGCCTCCAAGGCCCAGCAGATCGAGATCGCCGAGAAGGTCCTCGCCGGCCAGGGCAAGGGTGCCTGGCCGAGCTGTGGCGTCGGCCTCTCCGGCGCGTCGCCCAACAGCGGCGGCTCGCAGCAGCAGGCTCCGCAGCAGCAGACCAAGCCGCAGCCGCAGCAGACGCAGCAGCAGGCCGCCCCGCAGCAGCAGGCCGCGCCGAAGCCGCAGCCCAAGCCCGCGCCGCAGACCGAGTCCAAGAAGACCGTCGAGACCCCGACCGGCAAGACGGTCAAGAAGGGCGACGGCGAGTACAAGGTCAAGACGGGCGACACCCTGTCCAAGATCGCCGAGGCCGAGCACGTCAAGGGTGGCTGGCACAAGGTCTACAAGCTCAACGGCGACATCATCGACAACGCCGACATGATCTACCCGGGCCAGCAGCTCCACCTGAGCTGA
- a CDS encoding transglycosylase family protein, which produces MLSGHGRHRRPRQAPALIVAAGVTGSAIAIPLLGATSANAAETTTWEKLAQCESGGEWSANPGNGYYGGLQLSQETWEAYGGLDYAPSADQASRSQQIAVAEQVLDAKGTAAWPSCAPIAGLTQDGAAADVDPGAPITPKPTEPSGSTGSAKDDEKGDKGDKGSAGKEKGEGDSEDGSEDKPSDTASDPDKPSGDASDTPGSGKDSREKNHDESGEKGGKGDADADTGDSGKSGDSDATSPTPENATDPADDADGSNGTPGDSASGRHRGDRADESDRADGGSGRHASRGEKRSAKVPDGTYTVRSGDNLSVIADDLGVDGGWHELYTENKKTVGKDPDLILPGQSLDLGEK; this is translated from the coding sequence ATGCTCTCCGGCCATGGTCGTCACCGACGCCCCCGCCAAGCCCCGGCCCTCATCGTCGCGGCAGGAGTCACCGGATCAGCCATCGCCATTCCACTCCTCGGCGCCACGAGCGCGAACGCCGCCGAGACCACGACATGGGAGAAGCTCGCCCAGTGCGAGAGCGGCGGCGAGTGGAGCGCCAACCCCGGCAACGGCTACTACGGCGGGCTCCAGCTCTCCCAGGAGACCTGGGAGGCGTACGGCGGCCTCGACTACGCGCCGAGCGCCGACCAGGCCAGCCGCTCCCAGCAGATCGCCGTCGCCGAGCAGGTCCTCGACGCCAAGGGCACCGCCGCGTGGCCGAGCTGCGCCCCCATCGCCGGCCTCACCCAGGACGGCGCCGCGGCCGACGTCGACCCGGGCGCCCCGATCACCCCGAAGCCCACCGAGCCGTCGGGCTCCACGGGTTCGGCCAAGGATGACGAGAAGGGCGACAAGGGCGACAAGGGCTCCGCGGGCAAGGAAAAGGGTGAGGGCGACAGCGAGGACGGCAGCGAGGACAAGCCGTCCGACACCGCCTCCGACCCGGACAAGCCCTCCGGCGACGCGAGCGACACGCCCGGCTCCGGCAAGGACTCCCGAGAGAAGAATCACGACGAGTCCGGCGAAAAGGGCGGCAAGGGCGACGCTGACGCCGATACGGGCGACTCCGGCAAGTCGGGCGACAGTGACGCCACTTCGCCCACCCCGGAGAACGCGACCGATCCCGCCGACGACGCGGACGGCTCCAACGGCACCCCCGGCGACTCCGCGTCCGGCCGCCACCGCGGCGACCGCGCGGACGAGAGCGACCGCGCGGACGGCGGGTCGGGCCGGCACGCCTCGCGCGGCGAGAAGCGCTCCGCAAAGGTCCCCGACGGGACGTACACGGTGCGCTCCGGGGACAACCTCTCGGTCATCGCGGACGACCTCGGCGTCGACGGCGGATGGCACGAGCTCTACACCGAGAACAAGAAGACCGTCGGCAAGGACCCGGACCTCATTCTCCCCGGTCAGAGCCTCGATCTGGGTGAAAAGTAA
- a CDS encoding cytochrome P450 family protein: MHDGQPAPLGDTTEPELFTWEFAADPYPAYAWLREHEPVRKQRLPSGVDAWLVTRYADARQALADQRLSKNPAHHDEPAHAKRKTGIPGERSANLMTHLLNIDPPDHTRLRRLVSKAFTPRRVAEFAPRVQELTDQLIDKFIEEGSADLIHEFAFPLPIYAICDLLGVPREDQDDFRDWAGMMIRHGGGPRGGVARSVKKMRGYLAELIHRKRLEPGDDLISGLIKASDHGEHLTENEAAAMAFILLFAGFETTVNLIGNGVYALLTHPEQRARLQKALSEGDTGLLETGVEELLRFDGPVELATWRFATGPLTIGGQDIAAGDPVLVVLAAADRDPARFDDPDTLDLSRRDNQHLGYGHGIHYCLGAPLARLEGQTALATLLRRLPDLQLAAEPDDLRWRGGLIMRGLRTLPVKFTTAQTSAPD; encoded by the coding sequence ATGCACGACGGACAGCCCGCCCCGCTCGGGGACACCACGGAACCGGAACTCTTCACGTGGGAGTTCGCCGCAGACCCGTACCCCGCGTACGCCTGGCTGCGCGAGCACGAGCCCGTACGCAAGCAGCGCCTCCCGAGCGGCGTGGACGCCTGGCTGGTCACCCGCTACGCAGACGCCCGCCAAGCCCTCGCAGACCAACGCCTCAGCAAGAACCCGGCCCACCACGACGAGCCCGCACACGCGAAACGCAAGACCGGCATCCCCGGCGAACGCAGCGCCAACCTGATGACGCACCTGCTCAACATCGACCCGCCGGACCACACCCGCCTGCGCCGCCTCGTCTCCAAGGCCTTCACCCCCCGCCGCGTGGCCGAATTCGCACCGCGCGTGCAGGAGCTGACGGACCAGCTCATCGACAAGTTCATCGAAGAGGGCTCCGCCGACCTCATCCACGAGTTCGCCTTCCCCCTCCCCATCTACGCCATCTGCGACCTCCTCGGCGTCCCGCGCGAGGACCAGGACGACTTCCGCGACTGGGCGGGCATGATGATCCGGCACGGCGGCGGCCCGCGCGGCGGCGTCGCCCGGTCCGTGAAGAAGATGCGCGGCTACCTCGCCGAACTCATCCACCGCAAGCGCCTCGAACCCGGCGACGACCTCATCTCCGGCCTCATCAAGGCGTCCGACCACGGCGAGCACCTCACCGAGAACGAGGCCGCCGCCATGGCGTTCATCCTTCTCTTCGCCGGGTTCGAGACCACCGTGAACCTCATCGGCAACGGCGTGTACGCCCTCCTCACCCACCCCGAACAGCGCGCCCGTCTCCAGAAGGCCCTGTCCGAGGGCGACACGGGGCTCCTGGAGACCGGCGTGGAGGAACTCCTCCGCTTCGACGGACCCGTGGAGCTCGCGACCTGGCGCTTCGCGACCGGGCCGCTCACCATCGGCGGACAGGACATCGCCGCCGGCGACCCCGTCCTCGTCGTGCTCGCCGCCGCCGACCGCGACCCCGCCCGGTTCGACGACCCCGACACGCTCGATCTTTCCCGTCGCGACAACCAGCACCTCGGTTACGGGCACGGAATCCACTACTGCCTCGGCGCCCCGCTCGCCCGTCTGGAGGGCCAGACCGCCCTCGCGACGCTGCTCCGGCGCCTCCCCGACCTGCAACTCGCGGCGGAACCGGATGATTTGCGGTGGCGTGGCGGACTGATCATGCGGGGACTGCGCACCCTGCCGGTGAAGTTCACGACCGCACAGACATCGGCACCCGACTGA
- a CDS encoding nucleoside triphosphate pyrophosphohydrolase translates to MNQTDTPPPADSAAPPVGRVILLTTSHRVAPGLLSWPAWQALHAADEVLCADASHPQLPYLREAGVRVEQAAPTAQELVEACAGGRTVLVVATAEGDRALTDGLARLAGTGRVAMPDLELLPASYDLPGARLLDLVQVMDRIREECPWSSRQTHKGLAKYAIEEAYELVEAIEEGDREELREELGDVLLQVVFHARIAEEPADESPEEVPFSIDDVAAGIVEKLIHRHPHVFGDDSAQTPEDVRAHWLRTKAEEKRRTSLTEGIPLGQPSLALTAKLASRVRTAGLEVPIPPGEGIGYELLTLALRAESEGVDPEAALRAAARAYRDAILTAEAR, encoded by the coding sequence GTGAACCAGACCGACACTCCGCCCCCGGCCGATTCCGCCGCCCCGCCCGTGGGCCGCGTCATCCTCCTCACCACCAGCCACCGGGTGGCGCCCGGCCTGCTCTCCTGGCCCGCCTGGCAGGCGCTGCACGCCGCCGACGAGGTGCTGTGCGCCGACGCGTCGCACCCGCAGCTGCCGTACCTGCGGGAGGCGGGCGTCCGGGTGGAGCAGGCGGCACCCACCGCGCAGGAGCTGGTCGAGGCGTGCGCGGGGGGCCGCACGGTGCTGGTCGTCGCGACGGCCGAGGGCGACCGGGCGCTGACGGACGGCCTGGCCCGGCTCGCGGGCACGGGCCGTGTCGCCATGCCGGACCTGGAACTCCTCCCCGCCTCGTACGACCTGCCGGGCGCGCGCCTGCTGGACCTGGTCCAGGTCATGGACCGCATCCGCGAGGAGTGCCCGTGGTCCTCCCGGCAAACCCACAAGGGTCTGGCGAAGTACGCGATCGAGGAGGCGTACGAACTCGTCGAGGCGATCGAGGAGGGCGACAGGGAGGAACTCCGCGAGGAACTGGGCGACGTCCTGCTCCAGGTGGTCTTCCACGCACGGATCGCGGAGGAACCGGCGGACGAGTCCCCCGAGGAGGTCCCCTTCTCCATCGACGACGTGGCGGCGGGCATCGTGGAGAAGCTGATCCACCGCCACCCGCACGTCTTCGGCGACGACTCGGCGCAGACCCCCGAGGACGTACGCGCGCACTGGCTCCGCACGAAGGCGGAGGAAAAACGCCGCACGTCACTGACGGAGGGCATCCCCCTCGGCCAGCCGTCCCTCGCCCTGACGGCGAAGCTCGCCTCGCGCGTACGCACGGCAGGCCTGGAGGTCCCGATCCCTCCGGGGGAGGGCATCGGCTACGAACTCCTGACGCTGGCACTACGAGCGGAGTCGGAGGGCGTGGACCCGGAGGCGGCCCTGAGGGCAGCGGCACGGGCATACAGGGACGCAATCCTGACGGCGGAGGCACGCTAG
- a CDS encoding SurA N-terminal domain-containing protein has product MHRRRRRTALILSAAAIAAAPLLTACGSDAHPGAAAVVGDDRITVAQLEGRVNEVRDAQRSAIPDDAQYAQAIAKSGGLTRATLHTMVLDKVLHRAATDAGVTVTRRDIQTMRRGMEQQSGGRKALEEGWLRQYNVAPARLDDSLRTEIEAQKLSAKLGADMNSPEGQAVFWKALTAASKKLDIDLNPRYGTWDVDKNKRTDAKTPWVRQVTKTGSGTPEQPA; this is encoded by the coding sequence TTGCACCGCCGTCGTCGTCGTACAGCGCTCATCCTCTCCGCGGCCGCGATCGCCGCGGCCCCCCTGCTGACCGCCTGCGGAAGCGACGCGCACCCAGGTGCCGCCGCCGTCGTCGGCGACGACCGCATCACGGTCGCGCAGCTGGAGGGCCGGGTGAACGAGGTGCGGGACGCGCAGCGGTCGGCCATCCCCGACGACGCGCAGTACGCGCAGGCCATCGCCAAGTCCGGCGGCCTCACCCGCGCCACGCTCCACACGATGGTCCTGGACAAGGTCCTGCACCGCGCGGCCACCGACGCCGGGGTGACCGTCACGCGCCGCGACATCCAGACCATGCGCCGGGGCATGGAGCAGCAGTCGGGCGGCAGGAAGGCGCTGGAGGAGGGCTGGCTGCGGCAGTACAACGTCGCCCCGGCCCGCCTCGACGACAGCCTGCGCACGGAGATCGAGGCGCAGAAGCTGTCGGCGAAGCTGGGCGCGGACATGAACTCGCCGGAGGGCCAGGCGGTCTTCTGGAAGGCGCTGACGGCCGCGTCGAAGAAGCTCGACATCGACCTGAACCCGCGGTACGGCACGTGGGACGTCGACAAGAACAAGCGCACGGACGCGAAGACGCCGTGGGTGCGGCAGGTCACGAAGACGGGTTCGGGTACGCCGGAACAGCCGGCGTAA